From one Odontesthes bonariensis isolate fOdoBon6 chromosome 14, fOdoBon6.hap1, whole genome shotgun sequence genomic stretch:
- the bokb gene encoding bcl-2-related ovarian killer protein homolog B isoform X1, whose protein sequence is MEVLRRSSVFAAEVLDVFDRSLTEKELVSQSKALCRDYILSRLNQNGLGWSKSEINFSPCNAALAEVSLVLLCLGDELECIQPGLYRNVARQLNISVAMENMVSDAFLGVATEIFSAGITWGKVVSMYAVAGALAVDCVRQGYPTTVHVLVDSLGQFVRKFLVPWLKRRGGWVEITKCVVKKDLTPEHNWLSSVIESTKYFLTTMYVYVMKEP, encoded by the exons ATGGAGGTTCTCCGGAGGTCTTCTGTGTTTGCTGCAGAGGTCCTGGATGTCTTTGACCGATCGCTCACTGAGAAGGAGCTGGTGTCCCAGTCTAAAGCGCTGTGCAGAGACTACATCCTGTCCAGACTCAACCAGAATGGGCTGGGATGGtccaaaagtgaaattaatttcTCTCCCTGCAACGCAGCTCTCGCTGAGGTGTCCCTGGTGCTCCTCTGTCTCG GCGACGAGCTGGAGTGTATACAGCCCGGTCTGTACAGGAACGTGGCGCGGCAGCTTAACATTTCTGTTGCCATGGAGAACATGGTTTCAGATGCCTTCCTCGGCGTGGCAACAGAGATCTTCTCAGCAG GTATAACGTGGGGTAAGGTGGTGTCCATGTATGCAGTAGCTGGAGCCCTGGCAGTGGACTGTGTCCGACAAGGCTATCCCACTACGGTGCATGTCTTAGTGGACAGTCTTGGACAGTTTGTTCGCAAATTCTTGGTTCCCTGGCTGAAGAGGCGGGGGGGATGG GTGGAGATCACAAAGTGTGTGGTGAAGAAGGATCTCACCCCTGAACACAACTGGCTGTCCTctgtcattgagtccaccaagTACTTCCTCACCACAATGTACGTGTACGTCATGAAGGAACCGTGA
- the bokb gene encoding bcl-2-related ovarian killer protein homolog B isoform X2, with product MEVLRRSSVFAAEVLDVFDRSLTEKELVSQSKALCRDYILSRLNQNGLGWSKSEINFSPCNAALAEVSLVLLCLGDELECIQPGLYRNVARQLNISVAMENMVSDAFLGVATEIFSAGITWGKVVSMYAVAGALAVDCVRQGYPTTVHVLVDSLGQFVRKFLVPWLKRRGGWIWI from the exons ATGGAGGTTCTCCGGAGGTCTTCTGTGTTTGCTGCAGAGGTCCTGGATGTCTTTGACCGATCGCTCACTGAGAAGGAGCTGGTGTCCCAGTCTAAAGCGCTGTGCAGAGACTACATCCTGTCCAGACTCAACCAGAATGGGCTGGGATGGtccaaaagtgaaattaatttcTCTCCCTGCAACGCAGCTCTCGCTGAGGTGTCCCTGGTGCTCCTCTGTCTCG GCGACGAGCTGGAGTGTATACAGCCCGGTCTGTACAGGAACGTGGCGCGGCAGCTTAACATTTCTGTTGCCATGGAGAACATGGTTTCAGATGCCTTCCTCGGCGTGGCAACAGAGATCTTCTCAGCAG GTATAACGTGGGGTAAGGTGGTGTCCATGTATGCAGTAGCTGGAGCCCTGGCAGTGGACTGTGTCCGACAAGGCTATCCCACTACGGTGCATGTCTTAGTGGACAGTCTTGGACAGTTTGTTCGCAAATTCTTGGTTCCCTGGCTGAAGAGGCGGGGGGGATGG ATTTGGATATGA
- the agxtb gene encoding alanine--glyoxylate and serine--pyruvate aminotransferase b encodes MMQRALFSRSALLAQHGAAALDSPLATRSAPVLQRLDRSMSSVTIPPPACILRPLEVPLRYLFGPGPSNVPPRVLAAGSRPIIGHLHPEMYEIMNDIKKGIRYAFQTENNMTISMSGSGHAAMECAVFNAVEPGESVLVAVNGIWGERVAEIAERMGANVHKMVKAPGGYFTNKEIEQAVGKHKPVLFFLTHGESSAGLCHPVDGIGDICRKHNCLFLVDTVASLGAAPIFMDKQKIDILYTGSQKALNAPPGTAPISFNDRACHKMFNRKTKPLSYLFDMTHLSNYWGCDGKPARAYHHTGPVSGFFALRESLAILADRGLEESWRKHKEVAAYLYRGLEDLGLKLFIPDRDMRLPSVTTISIPEGYDWREMLAYIMKHHQMEMTGGLGPSIGMVMRIGLMGYNCEKANADMALHALADALKNCKKSKA; translated from the exons ATGATGCAGCGGGCTTTGTTCAGCCGGAGTGCTTTGCTCGCCCAGCATGGCGCAGCGGCCCTCGACAGTCCGCTGGCCACCAGGAGCGCGCCAGTGCTGCAGCGCCTAGACCGCTCCATGTCCTCGGTCACCATCCCGCCACCGGCATGCATTCTCCGACCGCTAGAAGTGCCTCTTCGTTACCTTTTCGGACCGGGACCCTCAAACGTTCCTCCCCGTGTCTTAGCTGCAGGGTCCAGGCCGATAATTGGTCACCTGCACCCAGAAATGTATGAG ATCATGAACGACATCAAGAAAGGGATCAGATACGCCtttcagacagaaaacaacatgaCTATATCTATGAGTGGCTCCGGGCACGCGGCCATGGAGTGTGCTGTGTTCAACGCGGTGGAGCCGGGAGAGAGCGTCCTCGTGGCCGTCAACGGCATCTGGGGAGAGCGCGTGGCAGAAATTGCAGAAAGAATGG GTGCCAATGTACACAAGATGGTAAAAGCACCTGGAGGATATTTCACCAATAAGGAAATTGAACAG GCCGTAGGAAAACACAAGCCTGTCTTGTTTTTCCTCACACACGGTGAGTCCTCAGCTGGACTCTGTCACCCAGTAGATGGCATCGGTGACATCTGCAGGAA GCATAACTGCCTCTTCCTGGTTGACACAGTTGCCTCACTTGGAGCAGCACCAATTTTTATGGACAAGCAAA AAATTGACATCCTGTATACTGGCTCTCAGAAGGCTCTAAATGCACCCCCCGGCACAGCACCCATCTCTTTTAATGACCGAGCATG CCACAAGATGTTTAACAGGAAAACAAAACCTTTATCCTACCTCTTTGATATGACACATTTGTCCAACTATTGGGGTTGTGACGGTAAACCAGCAAGAGC ATATCACCACACTGGTCCTGTATCTGGATTCTTTGCCCTGAGGGAGAGTCTGGCAATACTTGCTGACAGG GGGCTAGAGGAGTCCTGGAGGAAACACAAAGAGGTGGCAGCCTACCTATACAGAGGACTCGAAGATCTGGGCCTCAAGCTCTTCATCCCTGACAGG GATATGAGGCTCCCCTCTGTCACCACCATAAGCATTCCTGAAGGGTACGACTGGAGGGAAATGCTGGCCTACATAATGAAGCACCATCAGATGGAGATGACAGGAGGGCTGGGCCCATCCATCGGCATG GTAATGAGGATCGGATTGATGGGATACAACTGTGAGAAGGCCAACGCTGACATGGCACTGCACGCCCTGGCAGACGCTCTGAAGAATTGCAAAAAGAGCAAGGCTTAA
- the thap4 gene encoding peroxynitrite isomerase THAP4: MACPVTGAASVALNPVIQPLKWLLGSWESDEPGEGSFPSVKPFHYTEKLHFSHVGQPVINFMFNAFHADSNKPLHRECGFIRMQPETNRVAFIIAQNSGLVEIEEGELTETQITLQSQKLERISFAKEPHVQQICRVFQLLPDGKLEQTVSMATGDQPLTQHLHVTYRRLS; the protein is encoded by the exons ATGGCGTGTCCTGTCACTGGCGCTG CATCAGTGGCGCTAAACCCAGTCATCCAGCCTCTAAAGTGGCTGCTGGGTTCCTGGGAGAGTGATGAACCTGGAGAGGGCAGCTTCCCCTCTGTAAAGCCTTTCCACTACACAGAAAAACTGCACTTCAGCCATGTGGGGCAGCCAGTCATCAACTTCAT GTTTAATGCGTTTCATGCAGACTCTAATAAGCCTCTGCACAGAGAATGCGGTTTCATTCGAATGCAGCCGGAAACCAACAGAGTGGCATTCATCATCGCACAGAACTCAG GTCTGGTAGAGATAGAAGAGGGAGAGCTCACAGAAACGCAGATAACCCTGCAGAGCCAGAAGTTGGAAAGGATCTCTTTTGCCAAGGAGCCCCATGTACAGCAA atttgTCGAGTGTTTCAGCTGCTACCGGATGGGAAGCTCGAGCAGacggtttccatggcaacaggcGACCAGCCACTAACTCAGCACTTGCACGTCACCTACCGCAGATTATCTTAA